A window from Myxocyprinus asiaticus isolate MX2 ecotype Aquarium Trade chromosome 37, UBuf_Myxa_2, whole genome shotgun sequence encodes these proteins:
- the parapinopsinb gene encoding parapinopsin b: MASFSEFLNGSSLQDHVAKMPLPRAGFITLSVLMAVFSMTAVMLNATVIVVTLQHKQLRQPLNFALVNLAVADLGTTFTGSLPSVVTNAVGYYIMGRVGCVLEGFCVALFGITALCTVALIAVERLFVVCKPLGTIKFQTKHAASGVALSWLWSLIWNMPPLFGWGSYQLEGVGTSCGPDWQSRDLKNMSYIICYFSLCFAVPFAIIVVSYSWLLYTLRQVAKVGGRAAARAEAKVAWMVVMMVLAFLVSWLPYATLALTIVFNPDVQLDALVKVVPIYMAKSSTVYNPMIYIYMNKQFRKYAVPLLLCGKDPWPSEDDASEVQTTVSQVNNKISPE; encoded by the exons ATGGCCTCTTTCTCTGAATTCCTGAATGGCTCATCCCTCCAAGACCATGTTGCAAAAATGCCCCTGCCACGGGCAGGATTCATCACACTATCTGTCCTCATGGCCGTGTTCTCCATGACAGCTGTCATGCTCAATGCTACAGTTATCGTTGTCACTCTCCAGCATAAACAGCTGCGGCAGCCTCTGAATTTTGCCCTGGTGAACCTTGCCGTTGCCGACCTGGGCACTACTTTTACAGGAAGTCTACCATCTGTGGTGACCAATGCCGTGGGCTATTACATCATGGGACGGGTCGGATGTGTTCTGGAGGGATTCTGTGTTGCTTTATTTG GTATAACAGCATTATGCACAGTGGCCCTGATTGCTGTGGAACGGCTGTTTGTAGTGTGCAAGCCTCTGGGCACCATCAAATTCCAGACCAAGCACGCTGCAAGCGGTGtggcattgtcttggctgtggtCTCTAATCTGGAATATGCCACCTCTTTTTGGCTGGGGCAGTTACCAGCTGGAAGGTGTTGGCACATCCTGCGGACCTGACTGGCAAAGCAGAGACCTCAAAAACATGTCTTACATCATCTGTTACTTCTCACTGTGTTTCGCTGTGCCGTTTGCCATCATTGTGGTCTCATATTCATGGCTGCTCTATACACTGAGACAA GTAGCTAAAGTGGGTGGAAGGGCAGCCGCGAGAGCAGAGGCTAAGGTGGCGTGGATGGTGgtgatgatggtgttggcatttctCGTGAGCTGGCTCCCCTATGCCACACTGGCTCTAACAATCGTCTTCAACCCTGATGTCCAGTTGGATGCTCTTGTGAAGGTGGTACCTATATACATGGCCAAGAGCAGCACTGTCTACAACCCCATGATCTATATTTACATGAATAAACAG TTCCGGAAGTATGCAGTTCCACTTCTACTGTGTGGAAAGGACCCTTGGCCTTCAGAGGACGATGCATCTGAGGTTCAGACTACCGTGTCCCAAGTGAACAACAAAATCAGCCCAGAGTGA